From the genome of Streptomyces sp. NBC_01116, one region includes:
- a CDS encoding erythromycin esterase family protein, with product MTISTEQRAAVRNWIRETAHSLTTVDASEPLDDLRPLLGMVPERTVVVGYGAGTRGAHQVAALQTRMARLLVGEAGFRTIALDQDWTLVARLDTHIRTGAGDPVALLEAAEPFCRTEEILALLRWMRAFNETHPGDPVRLIGVSPHETGASTYDTVADYVRAAEPGLVDELARYYADLRPADDVSAHTSRFRALSDRRSRRDRAQAAHDLVAGAPIHDGYAWALHNARLIVQYYELHDHDDDPLDPHNMACYERFFAENVLWWQRHTGHRTLFWSSSSHTADARTRVVSFPPDPASPSRNAGSHLRAHLGTRYLSIGLTFGAGELATYTAAPAFRVPGPVPPLMESVLDDEATGDYLLDLRAEAPREVADWLTRTAESRLIGPRHDPRRDTDHHMTGGSPGEWFDVLVHLRQVTPARTFHQVNPPAKKQP from the coding sequence ATGACGATCTCGACGGAACAGCGCGCGGCGGTCCGGAACTGGATCAGGGAGACGGCGCACTCCCTGACCACCGTGGACGCGTCGGAGCCACTGGACGACCTACGGCCGCTGCTCGGCATGGTCCCCGAGCGGACGGTCGTGGTGGGCTACGGCGCCGGGACGCGCGGCGCACACCAGGTTGCCGCCCTCCAGACGCGCATGGCCCGTCTGCTGGTCGGCGAGGCGGGCTTCCGAACAATCGCCCTCGACCAGGACTGGACGCTCGTCGCCCGGCTCGACACCCACATCCGCACCGGGGCCGGGGACCCCGTGGCACTGCTGGAGGCGGCCGAGCCGTTCTGCCGCACCGAGGAGATCCTCGCCCTCCTCCGGTGGATGCGCGCCTTCAACGAGACGCACCCGGGTGATCCGGTCCGCCTGATCGGGGTCAGCCCCCATGAGACGGGGGCGTCGACGTACGACACGGTGGCCGACTACGTGCGCGCGGCCGAACCCGGGCTGGTGGACGAACTGGCGCGGTACTACGCGGACCTCCGCCCCGCGGATGACGTGTCCGCGCACACAAGCCGATTCCGGGCGCTGTCCGACAGGCGGTCCCGGCGCGACCGCGCACAGGCGGCGCACGACCTGGTGGCGGGAGCGCCGATCCATGACGGATACGCGTGGGCACTCCACAACGCGCGGCTGATCGTCCAGTACTACGAGCTCCACGACCACGACGACGATCCGCTGGACCCGCACAACATGGCCTGCTACGAGCGCTTCTTCGCCGAGAACGTCCTGTGGTGGCAACGGCACACCGGCCACAGGACGCTGTTCTGGTCCTCCAGCTCCCACACCGCCGACGCGCGCACCAGGGTCGTCAGCTTTCCGCCGGACCCGGCCTCTCCGTCCCGTAACGCGGGAAGCCACCTGCGCGCACACCTCGGCACCCGGTATCTGTCGATCGGCCTCACCTTCGGCGCGGGTGAACTGGCCACCTACACCGCCGCCCCGGCCTTCCGGGTGCCCGGCCCCGTGCCACCGTTGATGGAATCGGTGCTGGACGACGAGGCCACGGGCGACTACCTGCTGGACCTCCGCGCGGAGGCCCCTCGCGAGGTCGCCGACTGGCTCACCCGGACCGCCGAGTCCCGGCTCATCGGACCACGCCACGACCCTCGACGCGACACCGATCACCACATGACGGGCGGTTCCCCGGGCGAGTGGTTCGACGTCCTCGTCCATCTGCGGCAGGTGACTCCGGCGCGCACCTTCCATCAGGTGAACCCTCCGGCGAAGAAGCAACCGTGA
- a CDS encoding TetR/AcrR family transcriptional regulator, producing the protein MAHVTLPAGCAARRGSTAPYIAASLKVPSQDEERSASRKEKPGLVDPGTARRDNATVMRIAERAGVGVGTIYRNFPTRADLVTAVYRHQIDTCTALAPRLLEESASPFTALTRWAEAFVEFLVTKHGLGAALGSGEPGLENLHALMLDTLVPACATLLDACVAADEVGPDITAYTLMRAIGNLCVTGPDYDRADAARMVAALLAGCRRRP; encoded by the coding sequence ATGGCCCACGTCACCCTGCCTGCCGGCTGCGCCGCCCGTAGGGGCTCGACCGCTCCGTACATCGCGGCGTCGCTGAAGGTGCCTTCGCAGGACGAGGAGCGCTCGGCCTCGCGGAAGGAGAAGCCGGGCCTCGTCGACCCCGGCACCGCGCGGCGCGACAACGCGACCGTGATGCGGATCGCCGAACGGGCCGGCGTAGGCGTCGGCACGATCTACCGGAACTTCCCGACGCGGGCCGACCTCGTCACCGCCGTCTACCGGCACCAGATCGACACCTGCACCGCACTCGCGCCCCGGCTCCTGGAGGAATCGGCCTCCCCGTTCACCGCCCTGACCCGCTGGGCGGAGGCGTTCGTCGAGTTCCTGGTGACGAAGCACGGCCTCGGCGCCGCCCTGGGGTCCGGCGAACCGGGGTTGGAGAACCTCCACGCCCTCATGCTCGACACCCTGGTCCCGGCCTGCGCGACGCTGCTCGACGCCTGCGTCGCCGCCGACGAGGTCGGCCCGGACATCACCGCGTACACGCTCATGCGTGCCATCGGGAACCTCTGCGTCACCGGGCCCGACTACGACCGGGCGGACGCCGCGCGCATGGTCGCGGCCCTCCTCGCCGGATGCCGTCGCCGGCCGTAG
- a CDS encoding class I SAM-dependent methyltransferase: MTASSVPREAGAVAVSQVPRATGAVAVSPGAEAERSPTPFDQAERRIWSGKAEAYARTYARLCAHPAAALLDAAGAGPGSRVLDVGCGSGTISALAAGRGATVHAVDAEPGMVEATRRAVPEAEARTARLPELPYADDTFDAVVGNFVLNHVGRPREALAELRRITRPGGRVAVTVWRSPGAPGQALIGRAVQAAGLTRPDWLPALAPDDDFPRTPEGLAALLDGAGLLGAECSEVVWAHRCDPETWWAGAERGIGAIGQVLNSGGAEGVAAARRVYDELCAEFRSADGLLTLPHAALLARGRA, encoded by the coding sequence ATGACCGCCTCCTCGGTGCCACGGGAAGCGGGAGCGGTGGCCGTCTCCCAGGTGCCACGGGCAACGGGCGCGGTGGCCGTCTCCCCGGGTGCGGAAGCGGAGCGTTCCCCGACCCCCTTCGACCAGGCCGAGCGCCGCATCTGGTCCGGCAAGGCCGAGGCGTACGCCCGCACCTACGCCCGGCTCTGCGCCCACCCGGCGGCGGCCCTCCTCGACGCCGCCGGGGCCGGGCCCGGCAGCCGCGTCCTCGACGTGGGCTGCGGCAGCGGCACCATCAGCGCCCTCGCCGCCGGGCGCGGTGCGACGGTCCACGCCGTCGACGCCGAGCCCGGCATGGTGGAGGCGACCCGCAGGGCGGTCCCGGAAGCCGAGGCGCGTACGGCACGGCTGCCCGAACTTCCCTACGCGGACGACACGTTCGACGCGGTCGTCGGCAACTTCGTGCTCAACCACGTGGGCCGCCCGCGCGAGGCGCTGGCCGAGCTGCGCCGGATCACCCGCCCCGGCGGCCGGGTCGCGGTCACCGTCTGGAGGTCGCCCGGAGCCCCCGGCCAGGCCCTGATCGGCCGCGCCGTACAGGCGGCCGGGCTCACCCGCCCCGACTGGCTCCCCGCACTCGCGCCCGACGACGACTTCCCCCGTACGCCCGAAGGGCTCGCCGCCCTCCTCGACGGGGCCGGGCTCCTCGGCGCGGAGTGCTCCGAGGTGGTGTGGGCGCACCGCTGTGACCCCGAGACCTGGTGGGCGGGGGCGGAACGGGGGATCGGCGCGATCGGCCAGGTCCTCAACAGCGGGGGCGCGGAGGGGGTGGCGGCGGCCAGGCGCGTGTACGACGAGCTGTGCGCCGAATTCCGTTCTGCGGACGGGCTGTTGACGCTGCCGCATGCCGCGTTGCTGGCACGTGGGAGAGCGTAG
- a CDS encoding dihydrofolate reductase family protein, producing the protein MRTLISTAFVSLDGVMEAPGGEPGYRNSGWTFKDVEFLPEAYAIKSQEQEEATALLLGRASYEAFSPVWPGMEEFTGYKAMPKYVVSTKLTEGDLVADWGETTILRSLDEVAALKETEGGPIIVHGSTELNRNLADADLIDRYHLLVFPLLLGAGKRLFSDTDKDARKLRLVEHEAYANGIQKNVFEVVR; encoded by the coding sequence ATGCGCACCCTGATCAGCACCGCCTTCGTTTCGCTCGACGGCGTCATGGAGGCCCCGGGCGGCGAGCCCGGCTACCGGAATTCGGGGTGGACGTTCAAGGACGTGGAGTTCCTGCCGGAGGCGTACGCCATCAAGAGCCAGGAACAGGAGGAGGCCACCGCCCTGCTGCTGGGCCGGGCGAGCTACGAGGCGTTCAGCCCGGTGTGGCCGGGCATGGAGGAGTTCACGGGGTACAAGGCGATGCCGAAGTACGTCGTCTCCACCAAGCTGACCGAGGGCGACCTGGTGGCCGACTGGGGCGAGACCACGATCCTGCGGTCGCTCGACGAGGTCGCCGCCCTGAAGGAGACCGAGGGCGGCCCGATCATCGTCCACGGCAGCACCGAACTGAACCGGAACCTCGCGGACGCCGATCTGATCGACCGGTACCACCTGCTCGTCTTCCCGCTCCTGCTGGGCGCCGGCAAGCGCCTGTTCAGCGACACGGACAAGGACGCCCGGAAGCTGAGGCTCGTCGAGCACGAGGCGTACGCCAACGGCATCCAGAAGAACGTCTTCGAGGTCGTCCGCTGA